From Solanum lycopersicum chromosome 8, SLM_r2.1, the proteins below share one genomic window:
- the LOC101254411 gene encoding uncharacterized protein isoform X2 encodes MEGLVKGLLNVALGNDENERDNQDRDERSRSSWAQVVTGEQEDDGVNTDSRTGYNIQDERYGRNEESRPHMMPQKGYQRNEDERRDNVNQSCWNQKEGEGNSDGWETVQKKPTKRHQQVKMDSWNNYKKPLDEQDYSNEVEYGVDMEPSEEELSDLSKACNKLWELDLNRLVPGKDYQIECGEGKKVYNKDDMAEGCLFSWLNDDVFNKPSYSRFCSLLDNYNPNQGVKENVTPEEKREQTAFIEEISRTAPIKYLHKYLSLKGIISGDYEELKRMLTRLWFDLYSRGGTSASSSAFEHVFVGEIKERGEKEVSGFHNWLQFYLEEAKGNVDYQGYIFPRRRGEIPDSETQLLTIQFEWNGVLKSVSSSLIGVSPEFEVAIYTICYFVGGEENHVEIGPYPVNIKCYRLGDSIGSAFPVAEC; translated from the exons ATGGAAGGTTTAGTAAAAGGGTTGTTGAATGTGGCTTTGGGCAATGATGAAAATGAAAGAGACAATCAAGATCGTGATGAACGGTCAAGATCCAGTTGGGCGCAG GTGGTGACAGGGGAGCAGGAAGATGATGGGGTTAATACTGATAGTAGAACTGGATATAATATACag GATGAgagatatgggagaaatgaggAATCAAGGCCTCACATGATGCCCCAAAAG GGGTACCAAAGAAATGAAGACGAGAGGAGAGACAATGTCAACCAAAGCTGTTGGAACCAAAAG GAGGGCGAGGGAAACAGTGACGGCTGGGAGACTGTCCAGAAAAAGCCTACTAAACGGCACCAACAG GTAAAAATGGATTCTTGGAACAATTACAAAAAGCCTCTTGATGAGCAAGATTACTCCAATGAGGTTGAATATGGAGTTGACATGGAACCCTCCGAAGAAGAGCTATCAGACTTATCGAAAGCTTGCAACAAGCTCTGGGAACTTGATCTTAACCGCTTAGTTCCAGGGAAAGATTACCAGATTGAGTGTGGTGAAGGGAAAAAGGTGTACAATAAGGATGATATGGCAGAAGGGTGCTTATTTTCCTGGCTGAATGACGACGTATTTAACAAGCCTTCTTATTCTCGTTTCTGTTCCCTTTTGGATAATTATAATCCAAATCAGGGTGTTAAGGAGAATGTAACACCTGAAGAAAAGCGAGAACAAACAGCATTCATAGAAGAGATCAGTAGAACCGCACCAATTAAATATCTGCACAAGTATCTGTCATTGAAAGGCATAATTTCTGGTGATTATGAAGAACTTAAGAGAATGTTGACACGTCTCTGGTTTGACCTTTATAGTCGAGGTGGTACATCCGCTAGCTCTTCAGCTTTTGAACATGTTTTTGTTGGAGAGATTAAGGAACGCGGGGAGAAAGAGGTGTCTGGATTTCACAACTGGCTTCAG TTCTATTTAGAGGAAGCTAAGGGCAATGTTGACTATCAAGGATATATTTTCCCCCGAAGGCGTGGAGAGATT CCCGACTCAGAAACTCAACTACTCACTATACAGTTTGAATGGAACGGTGTCCTCAAATCTGTGTCAAGCAGTTTGATTGGAGTTAGCCCTGAATTTGAAGTTGCCATCTACACTATCTGTTACTTTGTTGGAGGGGAGGAAAACCACGTCGAGATTGGCCCATACCCTGTTAATATTAAATGTTATCGATTGGGAGATAGCATTGGCTCTGCTTTCCCTGTTGCTGAATGTTGA
- the LOC101254411 gene encoding uncharacterized protein isoform X1, producing MEGLVKGLLNVALGNDENERDNQDRDERSRSSWAQVVTGEQEDDGVNTDSRTGYNIQDERYGRNEESRPHMMPQKPSQNMRASPQGYQRNEDERRDNVNQSCWNQKEGEGNSDGWETVQKKPTKRHQQVKMDSWNNYKKPLDEQDYSNEVEYGVDMEPSEEELSDLSKACNKLWELDLNRLVPGKDYQIECGEGKKVYNKDDMAEGCLFSWLNDDVFNKPSYSRFCSLLDNYNPNQGVKENVTPEEKREQTAFIEEISRTAPIKYLHKYLSLKGIISGDYEELKRMLTRLWFDLYSRGGTSASSSAFEHVFVGEIKERGEKEVSGFHNWLQFYLEEAKGNVDYQGYIFPRRRGEIPDSETQLLTIQFEWNGVLKSVSSSLIGVSPEFEVAIYTICYFVGGEENHVEIGPYPVNIKCYRLGDSIGSAFPVAEC from the exons ATGGAAGGTTTAGTAAAAGGGTTGTTGAATGTGGCTTTGGGCAATGATGAAAATGAAAGAGACAATCAAGATCGTGATGAACGGTCAAGATCCAGTTGGGCGCAG GTGGTGACAGGGGAGCAGGAAGATGATGGGGTTAATACTGATAGTAGAACTGGATATAATATACag GATGAgagatatgggagaaatgaggAATCAAGGCCTCACATGATGCCCCAAAAG CCGTCTCAAAACATGCGAGCTTCACCTCAGGGGTACCAAAGAAATGAAGACGAGAGGAGAGACAATGTCAACCAAAGCTGTTGGAACCAAAAG GAGGGCGAGGGAAACAGTGACGGCTGGGAGACTGTCCAGAAAAAGCCTACTAAACGGCACCAACAG GTAAAAATGGATTCTTGGAACAATTACAAAAAGCCTCTTGATGAGCAAGATTACTCCAATGAGGTTGAATATGGAGTTGACATGGAACCCTCCGAAGAAGAGCTATCAGACTTATCGAAAGCTTGCAACAAGCTCTGGGAACTTGATCTTAACCGCTTAGTTCCAGGGAAAGATTACCAGATTGAGTGTGGTGAAGGGAAAAAGGTGTACAATAAGGATGATATGGCAGAAGGGTGCTTATTTTCCTGGCTGAATGACGACGTATTTAACAAGCCTTCTTATTCTCGTTTCTGTTCCCTTTTGGATAATTATAATCCAAATCAGGGTGTTAAGGAGAATGTAACACCTGAAGAAAAGCGAGAACAAACAGCATTCATAGAAGAGATCAGTAGAACCGCACCAATTAAATATCTGCACAAGTATCTGTCATTGAAAGGCATAATTTCTGGTGATTATGAAGAACTTAAGAGAATGTTGACACGTCTCTGGTTTGACCTTTATAGTCGAGGTGGTACATCCGCTAGCTCTTCAGCTTTTGAACATGTTTTTGTTGGAGAGATTAAGGAACGCGGGGAGAAAGAGGTGTCTGGATTTCACAACTGGCTTCAG TTCTATTTAGAGGAAGCTAAGGGCAATGTTGACTATCAAGGATATATTTTCCCCCGAAGGCGTGGAGAGATT CCCGACTCAGAAACTCAACTACTCACTATACAGTTTGAATGGAACGGTGTCCTCAAATCTGTGTCAAGCAGTTTGATTGGAGTTAGCCCTGAATTTGAAGTTGCCATCTACACTATCTGTTACTTTGTTGGAGGGGAGGAAAACCACGTCGAGATTGGCCCATACCCTGTTAATATTAAATGTTATCGATTGGGAGATAGCATTGGCTCTGCTTTCCCTGTTGCTGAATGTTGA
- the LOC101254119 gene encoding uncharacterized protein has product MGEVNYMREEDVKLDAVRARFSNVLKRHSELAERLSRDSDKSIFDRLQKEFEAARASQTQELILKGEQWNDGLLATIRERVHMEAERKAMQIPGDTTQLPIPFHDKITYKVGNKVICCLDGARIGIQYDTSYAGESCDLYHCVLESKSFLEKMTVLEHTIPFFLPIREAENEFLSSNAIRFIDHVGDLLQAYVDRREQVRLIKELYGNQIGELYHSLPYHMIEFVIEDFDSKVTVGLRYADLISTLPTGVSVLAWPMHQSKRSSDKIASHLKGNGVGSHPIPARLTYAEHALRTMGLPQAYAEIVLNLRQALHDMFPHTSST; this is encoded by the exons ATGGGGGAAGTG AATTATATGCGAGAGGAGGATGTAAAGCTGGACGCTGTACGGGCTAGAT TTTCAAATGTTCTTAAAAGACATTCAGAGCTAGCAGAGCGTCTTTCTAG GGATTCTGACAAGTCGATTTTTGATCGTCTACAAAAGGAATTTGAAGCTGCACGTGCTTCTCAAACTCAAG AACTCATCTTAAAAGGTGAGCAATGGAATGATGGCTTATTGGCAACAATAAGAGAGCGG gtACACATGGAGGCTGAGAGAAAGGCTATGCAAATACCAGGGGATACAACCCAGTTGCCAATTCCATTTCATGATAAAATTACCTATAAAGTTGGGAATAAG GTTATTTGTTGCTTGGATGGAGCAAGGATAGGCATACAATATGATACTTCATATGCAG GCGAATCTTGTGACCTATACCACTGTGTGCTTGAGAGCAAGTCATTTCTGGAGAAGATGACTGTTCTGGAACATACAATTCCTTTTTTCTTGCCAATACGTGAAGCTGAAAATGAGTTTCTCTCGTCAAATGCAATA AGATTTATTGACCATGTTGGAGATCTGTTGCAAGCGTATGTAGATAGACGGGAACAG GTTCGGCTTATTAAAGAGTTGTATGGAAATCAAATTGGTGAACTCTATCATAGTCTTCCATACCATATGATTGAGTTTGTGATTGAAGATTTTGATTC CAAGGTGACAGTGGGTCTGAGATATGCAGATCTGATCTCTACACTTCCCACTGGGGTTAGTGTCCTGGCATGGCCTATGCACCAATCCAAGAGATCTTCTGATAAAATTGCCTCGCATCTGAAAGGAAATGGAGTTGGAAGTCACCCTATCCCAGCGCGTTTGACGTATGCAGAGCATGCACTCCGGACCATGGGTCTTCCACAag CATATGCAGAAATTGTCTTGAATCTTCGTCAAGCCCTGCATGACATGTTTCCTCACACAAGCTCCACATAG
- the LOC101253815 gene encoding beta-amylase 3, chloroplastic, with the protein MTLTLQSSASFINFKETKGVKTPDEFLGMVSFAQAKPSSCRLVAKSSMQEAQLSHERIMEVRKIEKREKLHELTANHSNSSTRVPVFVMLPLDTMTMGGNLNRPRAMNASLMALKSSGAEGVMVDAWWGLVEKDGPLKYNWEGYAELVNMCREHGLKLQVVMSFHQCGGNVGDSCSIPLPPWVLEEISKNPDLVYTDRSGRRNPEYLSLGCDMLPVLKGRTPIQVYTDYMRSFRERFNNYLGNIIVEIQVGMGPCGELRYPAYPESNGTWRFPGIGEFQCYDKYMRASLAAAAKATGKDDWGQGGPHDSGQYNQFPEDTGFFQRDGTWNSDYGQFFLEWYSGKLLEHGDRILAAGESIYQGTGAKLSGKIAGIHWHYNTRSHAAELTAGYYNTRHRDGYLPIARMLAKHGVVLNFTCMEMRDGEQPQSANCSPEGLVRQVKTAARTAEVELAGENALERYDGGAFSQVLATSMSDSGNGLSAFTFLRMNKRLFEPENWRNLVQFVKSMSEGGRNATLPECDSSRTDLYVRFIKESHSKKATEVAVV; encoded by the exons ATGACTTTAACACTTCAATCATCAGCTTCTTTTATCAATTTCAAAGAAACCAAAGGTGTTAAAACACCTGATGAGTTCTTAGGAATGGTTTCTTTTGCACAAGCCAAGCCATCATCATGTCGGCTAGTTGCGAAAAGTTCGATGCAAGAAGCTCAACTCTCCCATGAGAGAATCATGGAAGTGAGGAAaattgagaaaagagagaagcTACATGAGTTAACAGCTAATCATAGCAATAGTAGTACAAGGGTACCTGTTTTTGTGATGCTTCCACTTGACACCATGACTATGGGAGGGAACTTGAACAGGCCACGAGCGATGAATGCGAGTTTGATGGCGTTGAAAAGTTCTGGAGCTGAAGGGGTGATGGTGGATGCTTGGTGGGGATTGGTGGAGAAAGATGGACCTTTGAAGTATAATTGGGAAGGATATGCTGAACTTGTAAATATGTGTCGAGAACATGGGTTGAAGCTTCAAGTTGTCATGTCTTTTCATCAGTGTGGAGGAAATGTTGGAGACTCCTGCAG TATTCCTCTACCTCCATGGGTACTCGAAGAAATCAGTAAGAATCCTGACCTTGTCTACACAGATAGATCAGGCCGGAGAAATCCCGAGTATCTATCCTTAGGTTGTGATATGTTACCAGTACTCAAAGGAAGAACACCTATTCAAGTATACACTGACTATATGAGGAGCTTCAGAGAGAGATTCAACAATTACTTGGGAAACATCATAGTG GAAATCCAAGTGGGAATGGGTCCTTGTGGAGAGCTAAGATACCCAGCCTATCCAGAAAGCAATGGTACATGGAGGTTTCCTGGAATTGGAGAATTCCAATGCTATGACAAG TACATGAGAGCTTCATTGGCGGCAGCAGCCAAGGCAACTGGAAAGGATGACTGGGGCCAGGGAGGGCCTCATGATTCTGGGCAGTACAACCAGTTTCCCGAGGATACTGGATTTTTCCAACGGGATGGAACATGGAATAGTGACTATGGACAGTTCTTCCTAGAGTGGTATTCAGGAAAGCTACTGGAGCATGGTGACAGAATACTAGCAGCAGGAGAAAGTATATACCAAGGAACTGGGGCTAAACTATCTGGAAAGATAGCTGGAATTCATTGGCATTACAATACTAGATCACATGCTGCAGAGTTAACAGCAGGATATTATAATACAAGACACAGAGATGGTTATCTACCTATAGCACGTATGTTAGCGAAACACGGTGTTGTACTTAACTTTACATGTATGGAAATGAGGGATGGTGAACAGCCCCAGAGTGCAAACTGCTCACCAGAAGGCTTAGTTCGACAAGTTAAAACTGCAGCTAGAACTGCTGAAGTAGAACTTGCTGGAGAAAATGCTCTAGAAAGGTATGATGGAGGAGCATTTTCTCAAGTTTTGGCAACAAGCATGTCAGATTCTGGAAATGGATTGAGTGCATTTACATTCTTACGGATGAACAAACGGTTGTTTGAGCCAGAAAATTGGCGGAATCTAGTGCAATTTGTGAAGAGCATGTCGGAAGGAGGTCGAAATGCTACCCTTCCAGAGTGTGACTCAAGCAGGACAGACCTCTATGTAAGATTTATCAAAGAGAGCCATTCTAAGAAAGCTACAGAGGTTGCAGTAGTGTAA
- the LOC101253515 gene encoding uncharacterized protein: MQKGFTLLQTIGISGVFSAVSGWYGFMFGRESARKELGGLIEDLRNSNSESVSPTPSHSQE, translated from the exons ATGCAGAAGGGTTTCACTCTCCTGCAGACAATTGGTATTTCAGGTGTATTTTCTGCTGTTTCTGGCTG GTATGGGTTCATGTTTGGTAGAGAATCTGCTCGTAAAGAGCTTGGAGGTTTGATTGAAGATCTTCGAAATTCAAATTCTGAATCCGTTTCACCTACCCCTTCTCACTCTCAAGAGTAG